The Mycobacteriales bacterium genome has a segment encoding these proteins:
- a CDS encoding Rieske 2Fe-2S domain-containing protein, with product MSSDEPRKPEDLGNQPPAAEEARLRRRPVRRQQETERHPEAARETESQRTRPWEEPEYTRPSHASEVTSEPQAEQVDAAAMLRAERAVTAMFLLSVLGTALFCFGFVFFSLHNSNYGQTLNLVIGAGLTISLFGLGAGFVMWAKKLMPHEDAVQEREPMHSPEEEELLTEELFLKGADELGIPRRKLLRRTALLALGIFPIPIVFALRDMGPLPGKKLYHSGWRKGVRLVDLDTQQPIKVGDLPVGGYATVMPEGFGSVNEFPTGPTMLIRLPPGVNQPAKGREDWAVGGHVAYNKICTHAGCPVGLYEQQTHHLLCPCHQSTFDVPRACKVIFGPAGHPLPQLPIYVDKDGYFRAQSDFHVPPGPSFFWRKSKTPAGEQEAKKA from the coding sequence ATGAGCAGCGACGAGCCGCGCAAGCCCGAGGACTTGGGCAACCAGCCCCCGGCAGCGGAAGAGGCCCGGCTGCGCCGGCGCCCGGTACGCCGCCAGCAGGAGACGGAGAGGCACCCGGAGGCGGCGCGCGAGACGGAGTCGCAGCGCACCCGCCCGTGGGAGGAGCCGGAGTACACCCGGCCGTCCCACGCCAGCGAGGTCACCAGCGAGCCGCAGGCGGAGCAGGTCGACGCGGCCGCCATGCTGCGGGCCGAGCGCGCGGTCACCGCGATGTTCCTGCTCTCGGTCCTGGGCACGGCGCTGTTCTGTTTCGGGTTCGTGTTCTTCAGCCTGCACAACTCCAACTACGGGCAGACGCTCAACCTGGTCATCGGCGCGGGGCTGACGATCTCGCTGTTCGGGCTCGGTGCCGGCTTCGTCATGTGGGCCAAGAAGCTCATGCCGCACGAGGACGCCGTGCAGGAGCGCGAGCCGATGCACTCCCCCGAAGAGGAGGAGCTGCTCACCGAGGAGCTGTTCCTCAAGGGCGCCGACGAGCTCGGCATCCCGCGGCGCAAGCTCCTTCGGCGTACGGCGCTGCTCGCACTCGGCATCTTCCCGATCCCGATCGTGTTCGCGCTGCGCGACATGGGCCCGCTGCCCGGCAAGAAGCTCTACCACAGCGGCTGGCGCAAGGGCGTGCGGCTGGTCGACCTCGACACGCAGCAGCCGATCAAGGTCGGAGACCTTCCGGTCGGCGGCTACGCCACGGTGATGCCCGAGGGCTTCGGCAGCGTCAACGAGTTCCCGACCGGGCCGACGATGCTCATCCGCCTGCCACCGGGGGTCAACCAGCCCGCGAAGGGCCGGGAGGACTGGGCGGTCGGGGGCCACGTCGCTTACAACAAGATCTGCACCCACGCGGGTTGCCCGGTCGGCCTCTACGAGCAGCAGACCCACCACCTGCTCTGCCCGTGCCACCAGTCGACGTTCGACGTACCACGCGCCTGCAAGGTGATCTTCGGCCCGGCCGGCCACCCGCTGCCGCAGCTGCCGATCTACGTCGACAAGGACG